The Rhinoraja longicauda isolate Sanriku21f chromosome 17, sRhiLon1.1, whole genome shotgun sequence genome includes a region encoding these proteins:
- the cep15 gene encoding centrosomal protein 15: MKMSYLAHEVELSKRHEKILGQRTALLQQMEQQLDSQTKKKKLQAVKFESANERNALLLKDLEAAEDSLRVGLHMQPHPTVIALETTYWASIEEQLPKWEQFLLGRTRNPVEGRSPRAKKSQNQLLQDKDTFKNTNSQSPTSKFKTPPRCPPARKQK; this comes from the exons ATGAAAATGTCTTACTTAGCACATGAAGTTGAACTGAGCAAACGTCATGAGAAAAT ATTAGGTCAAAGAACTGCATTGCTTCAGCAAATGGAACAGCAGCTTGATAGTCAGACAAAGAAGAAAAAATTGCAAGCAGTAAAGTTTGAGTCGGCAAATGAGAGAAATGCGTTACTTTTAAAA gATTTGGAAGCAGCAGAGGACAGCTTAAGAGTTGGACTACATATGCAACCACATCCGACTGTTATCGCCCTTGAG ACCACATATTGGGCATCCATTGAAGAACAACTCCCTAAATGGGAACAGTTTTTACTGGGGCGAACAAGAAATCCGGTTGAAGGAAGGAGTCCAAGGGCCAAAAAATCGCAGAACCAGTTACTTCAAGACAAAGATACTTTTAAAAATACTAATTCACAGTCTCCAACATCAAAGTTCAAAACGCCACCACGGTGTCCTCCTGCAAGAAAACAAAAATGA